The DNA sequence TTCAAAAGCATACCTTTTTTTAATCTTCCCACCAGGTAAACGTTTTACTTCTTCCTTTGGTTGGGAAGAAGAACCTGTTGAAATCAAGAAGAGCAGTTCAAAAAACAGGCCAAAGTAAATTCAGTAGGTTTCAGTGTTTGACAATCAGAAGACAACAAAAAAGTTGTTCACTTTCAAATCGTGTACATAAGATAACCCATCACACAACGACAAATGAGGGAAAAACACGCCTAGGTAATGCAAAAGAAGAtcaatgttttttaaaatataaattcttAAACCACAAAAAGAtgcatttcattttaaaaaccaaTATAAGAAATACCGTTGTATTGCATCCTCTTATCTGTTTACATAATTCTAAGCTCTAAAGAAGCACGTTATTTTTGAGTCATTCAGAAAAATAGTAAGAAGAACAAGTTATACACAGTGAATACAGGATAGATATATGAATCGAAAATACAAGAATAAAacattcaaaaataattatagacTGCGTAAGTACCGTTGGAGGAGATAGAAGTAGACTGAAGCTGATCTGCTACTTTATTAGCATGTTCCGCACCAGCCTCTGAAACAAAAACagcatatttaaaaaaaagagcGAAATATGTCCAATTAAAGATCATATACTTGCAATTAGGGTTTATAGGGACACCTATGACAAGATCTGGATATAGGTCGGGGGCATTTTGGATCAACCACGGCTTGCATTTGTCGAAATCGGATCCAAACTCACAATACTCAGCAGGAAATCCGCAAACCCCACAGTATAAAACCCTAACCGGTTCAGGCTTCTCGGCCATAACTGCGAACTTTTTGGCACTCGCGACGGTTATCGTGTTGTAGCCTCAACGTCACACGACGACGTTTTCAAAAGGCTGTGATACATGGCTTTAAAAAGTGGGGGAGGATCTCGCTACTGAGTGTGATTTAAAGATCTCTCAAATGCACAGCTTACCTATTTATCCAGTTATATCAGACTTTTTTTTAATAGTGCAAACAGTCACAAGGCCATAAGAGAATCTCAGTTTTGTCAGGTTCATAGttacatatatcaaaattttattggACGTAACATTACTCTTAGTCATATTAGGCGATCAGCAAATGCAGTTGTCCATTCGATTGctgtttttattatttcatcCTCGTCTCACTTCGTGTGTGAGACTGAAGATTTTCTTTTTTGGTTAATTCATCTTGTAACGAAAGACATCTTAACTTTTCAATAAATTACAAGATTTTGATCGTAAAAAAAAAACGAGGGAGGATAGGATATATATCTCTGTATTTATAGGTCAAGCCCCAAAGGAAATATcagaaataaattttgattttatttctttttattcccatcgataaattttttatattaataatatttgaatcttaaaatattattaatttatagaaatATCTTAATCAATAAGTTAATAATTTATATTGTAAAGGGCattttttcgatttttattaagttattaaattgtGAATCGTTGTTTCATCTACCGCATTACAGGTCATTTTCTTCATCATTACACAACATATCTATGGCAACATATCACATGGAATCGTTATTAACACCGATTTGTTATATTAAAAAATCCAAATGAAGTCTGATGAAGCCAACATTATATAATGGaataaataaatacatttaAACGAACagaaattataataaacaattattttcgTTAATTCCCACGTTTGAATAACTGAACCTTGACGGTGCTATAAGTACACTGAATTTTTGTAATATTGtgaaaaaaatacatattacaACTACTTGGATTCGAAAATTAtgtggaaaaataaatttgCATGTATAACAATGGACAATTACACCACAAACAACGCTTTGGTAATGCATGCATATCACTTTTCAGGCGGTGATTCAGTGATTCTTCTTCAGTGTTACGTTGCCTACACCCCGGAAAATTTTCAGATCTTTGGCCAGCCGACTATAATGAAATACATCCATCAATTCGTTGCAATCTGAACATTGGAAAATCCTGCACGCATTTGTTGGAACTATGCTAAGTTCGAAAAATATCAACGCATGGGAGGTTGCCGCCGAGGAGGGTCGGGATCTGCAAAGATTATGAGAGAAATAATGAAAAGCAACGAGGAACCACACACCTTCATGTAAGCATATGCTATTAAAAATACTTGGTAGAACAGTGTTAGGCTGAGAGTCCATGCTGAGAAATTAGAGCTACTAACGCTGTTTAGTCAGTATAAGGCTGAGAGTCCATGCACAAATGTACTAGTTTCCTTTGGTACTGTCCATAATATTCACCAACTGCAATGACATCATCGTTTAGGGGGTTCAGCCCAGGTAAGTTTGACAGCTTATCTTTAATTGAAGACGCCTCTTCCTCAGAATCCAAGTTAGagagaaatttggcatggattTCACGGCAAACAAGTATGAACATTGCTGCTGTGTCAGGCAGCTGCGCTTCCCGAAGTGCAGCCAGTGCCTCTGGCAAGGCACCAGCTGCAACATACAAGATCAAAGCCCTACATTGAAACATGGTTGCggttgcattaaaatgaaaTAGTGACATCGTTCTAGAACGACCGATTTTTTAAGAATGATACCTCCAAAGGTTATGTTCAGCGTACAGAACTTGTTCGGCCCATCTATGCAATACCCTGTGGATTGTTTCACATACATACAAGCTACAGTCATTTAACCCTTGAAGAATCAACTCTTGAAAGATTTTACAAGCATTATACAAGGATTCTTTCCCTTTGACCAGCTATTTCTTACTTATTCTTCCGCTTTTTTAATGCTATCATAAGTTTTGTTTTGGTAGATCAAATATAAGGTCCAAACAAATCAACAAAGCATGAACATATATTGTTAAGAATACAGTGGAAAATTGTGGGCAATGTGTATTTGCATTCATTTCCAAGCCCCATTTCAATTGTAAAACCAAGTGTAACAGTTTTGCTTACATTTCTTCTCAAAATTCATTTCACCCATTTTCAGACGTAACAACAGAATCATTATATTGAATATAGCATTACATCACTCACCAAAAATAGTCTACTGTTATATATATTAGATTAGATTTATATTATCTTCTCTTCCAATAAtatcttaaaattttatgaCACTCTCCACAACATTAAAATAGATACGTGAAATTACATAACCGGAGGGGCAGAAATCGTGAGAGTCCAACACAAAATAAAGAAGAGAAAAATAATATGGCAAATTTGGGCCAGGATGCAATAACAATGCCTTCTAGTTTGACAGGATATCACATAACATTGTGGCACTCTGAACAAGGAGTTGACGCACATGAAGTATAAAAAGGGTAATTAATCATATATTGTTGAGCAAGAGCCAAGAAAACGATATGGACAGTTTGGTGGCGGTAGCTTGGTGATCCAGTAGAGATGCCGAGGAGTGCAGTAATTAGTAGAAAACTGGGATCAAATGGGAAAAACCTGGTTTGGTTTACATCGTGGGTTGTTGAGCAATGTCAGTTACAACAATAAATgcattttgttatgtttttcagTGGCTTTAAACCATCATAGGGCTTGGTACTAGAGAGTGAAACTGGGGCTTTTTGAGAAAACAAAATTGGAGTTATCCCTAAAAAAACCTAGAGAGCAGAACCGAGGTTTAAAcgaattttctttttaaattctACTGTGTTCCTACTAAAAATAGAAAGCCATCTGTGTAAATAAGCTTGCAACATTAAATGAACAAAATGGTATTCGTGTACAGTTCTAATAAAGTTGGAAGATAAACTTGATTCTGAACTTAAGATGGAACACACCTTGCATAATCAGATCCTTTTAAATGTGTAGCAGCTAGTGTCGCAGCATCAGTCCATCGTCCAGCATCCTGCAACTGAGAAGAGATGGAACTACATATAAGCAAACATAAGAATAGCATCCCTTTCTTTCTTGATCTCTTTGACTAGTTTTTTCCGAAATTTTTGATATCAGTTACAAAGGTTTATTCTGGTGCAGCTGGGTGAGCTCATCGTGTAATTAAAAGGGGTCACGGAGAGAGAGAGGCAAGAGAGCTGGGCATAATCCATAGCAAGAGGCCCAACAAGAGAGGACAAGAAGAATAAACAAGCCAACATAAATAGCCCTGAGTTAGATCTTAGTAAGCTTTAACAATCACATTTTGAAATGCACCTTGAGAGAACAACTGGAAGCAATGATAAAATGTATTTCATAAGTATTGAACATGCCGCCTTACTGGGTGTAACCAAGGTTCTAAAAGCGCAAAGTGCGCCGAAGCGTGAAGGTCGAGTTTCAAGCTTTTCAAGGTCGAGTTTCAAGCTTTTTCACGCAAGCGTAAAAAAAACATTTCATTCCAAAAAATGAAATATTGTGTTCTAAAAAGTGGTTGTTCAATCAATTTTAAGCCTATAGAAGCTTAAGGGAGAACAGTGGTTGAACTGGATCCCCAAGGCACAACTTGCATTTGAAAAGAGTCATAACACGTACTGTGCGTGTCATGGTGTACATTGGAATTATGcataataaaatcaaaatcatagCCGGGTAAAAAGCTCGTCtttaatgtgtgtgtgtgtgtgtgtgtgtgtgtgtgtgtgtgtgtgtgagtgcaCATATCACACAGATAAAATGCTACCTGAGAGCAAGCTTCCTGGTATCTCCCTACAGCACAAAGCAGATGTGTGCCAGATAATGATCTATCAGACCTGACCATGTTGGCTGCAACTACCTAATCACAATTCACaaatatcaaatcaataaatattATGGGCGTCAACAAAGTAGTTCAGAAGAAACAAGTACATACCTTCACAGCCAGTTCAAGCAGAGAACTGGACACAGCAGAAGAAAGAGCAACAGCTCGTAAAGCATTTGCATAGAAGTAAGAGCTCTCTGGAGGAGTTGAGAGCAATAAACTAACAGCAGCTTCCaagttaccaactgaaacaaGTCTGACcatcaagaaaataaaatttacttGGATCCAATGATGTGTAACATACATTGAGGTTCTGtataattcattaagaatgtcCATTAACTTGAGTGCAAAACCATGAGCACACATTGCACTTAAAGAAGGAGCAGTCAACACTAGACACATGGAGTGCCTCCGAGCTTCAAAGGTTTTCATTCaatactttatatatatatatatatatatatagatatatatataaattaaaaagaaatataaatttgatgtctttttaaatttgaattaaatgaaAAGTTCAAAATGACTCTTCCTCCACACACTTATCACAATCATCTTTAAGCTCTGCAACTGTAAAGAACATTGGGTATTAAATTACATTTCTCCAGATCCAAAATCTAAAAGTATTAGGTATACAAATCATGTTCCTCTTGTAACTACCAACCTGGAAATTCGACTACCATTTTGTGATTCTAAGGCATCTAAACCTGGCTTCTGTCATGCAATAACATCTATTGCAGATAGATACGAGCATGTTTATAAATCTGTCCAGAACTAATCACAAATCACTGTCTAAACTTGATTAAACTGACAAACATATCTATTAGCACCATCACTCCAGGGAGTTCAAGGAATATTTCATGTATCATAAAGCAAGTGAAGTAACAAATTCAACTTAACTATGCAGGAAGAATAGAACTATTAAACATAATGATAAAAGGAAGATGCCTAATCTCAGTGACCTTCCATCCTATTATGCTTAGATCAAAATAAAGGGTCCAAATCAAATTGGGATATTTGGCGGAATAAGCGAacttcatttttaaaaaatactctCTCCAAGTATATTTGAGTGTTTTCAAATTTGGATGTTTTCAAATACACACGAGAGAGtcattgtttttaaaaaaagtttgaCCAAGGTTATTTTCTAATTACCCCAATCAAATTCACATATCATGTTCAGTACTTTCTGACTAAAAGCAAATTGAATTTAATACGTCACATTCTATTTATGAACAAAAAATGAAACTATCAGATTATTTACGAATATTTTAGCTTCACAGTGATGAACAAATGTGCCAAATCCAATTAGCCCATAGCCACTTAACCAAAAAGCACTAAATCTTAAATATAGCTGAATATATCAAATAGAATAATGCACAACACGAACATGACTATGGTTTAACTGTTAACTATCAAAAAGGCAATTGCTATCtggattaaaaaataaatgtaattGAAGAACTGTAAACCTCCAAAGTTTTTTTATAGGAAACGATTGTAAACCTCCAAAGTTGGTAATAGAATTCTTAAATACAGTTCATAGAGGCCAtggctaattttttttataaaaaaaagcaTGTGATATGGCGACAATGCAAACAGCCCATTGACAGTTTCAATTGTCTCGTAACTGAAGGATAATTTTAGAGGAATAACTCACTCATGTACACGGTTTTGAATTGCCTCTTCATCTTCTAATTTCTCATGCCAAGTAATCCGTTCGGTTGCACGCTCGCACAGTTCTTCTGGTTGAAAAGCCATAAGTCTAAGTTGGCCATTAATCTGGTCATGAGAAAAGTACCTAAGAAAATTCTCAAGTATAGCATATGATATATGCATTGCCACAGCATGACTCTTATCATACAAACAAAAAGGCATCATAGCTAAGTTGATATCAACAACGATGAAAACTAACCAACAAATTCTTTTTCCCCGATCCAGGCCCTGATTTCCCTTTAGACGATATCCTACTCAACATTGATGCCTCATCTATCTCAGGAGTTTGAGCTGATGTTGGGACTTTTTGTGGAGACTTATTGGCCATTTTAAACATCAAGTGGTTGAGAGCATGAGGCAGTTGTAGCCAAAATAGTGATTCCATGGAGTCACCAAAGACAGCAGCAGCAAATGCCAACCTCAACGACGAGTCTTTTTGAACAACTTTAGAGTATAGTCTAACTTTATCGTCATCAAGCAGGCAGCCTTAATAGAAAACAAAGAGAGATAAATGTTATTAAATGCTTAAGATCCAAGAACTCTACATGTTGGTAAACAAGAAAGAAACAGACCTTCTTTACGGTAAGGCTCTAATACTTTGAGAAGCATCTCTGGAACTACCGTGTCACCAACACGCGGTGAATCCATCATATAACCACGAAAATCTCCATCAGATGGGGTTCTTGGAGTATGTGAATCTACGATAGTCATTGCTGTATTAAAGGCATCAAACCATGCAGGCTTTACACCCAACTGTATGATCATCCGCAACGCCTTTAATGAAGAAATATCTAAAATCAGCAATATAGAACCTAGAGGACATTACCACCAACATGAAACCTCCAAGTCATCAGACTATTGAATTATACTAGTATATATTATCATGAATCAATGCTCAGTGACAAAAGAACAAAATGCAATCCATCAAACTGCATAGGATTACAATCTCTCTCTATTGAACTACCAGGTCAAGAATCGGAAGATACCAGGGCATGTGGTGTGGGGAGCAATACAGGAGAAAGTAAAGGTACGGGCCGAAATCTTTCCTTCATGGACCGGGATTGAGCGCCAATACCCCCAAGTTTCACGTCACTTCTGCATGTGAAGGTATTTGCCATCACATATTAATACCAAAGCCAAGTAAAATGTACATAAATTTataatcacaatttaaaaatgaaaCGGGGTTATGCCCAAACATACAGTAGATATGACACATAAACAGTTCGCTTTCAATAGCCATCAATTATCCAAGTATAGGATAAAACTGAACCCCCATTAAGAAGGAACTGATTTTATTTACTAGTGACCACAGTTACATGTCCATGTTTGACCCATTTTCTCATAAAGACTGCTCTGATGATATCATGGATGGCTTGATCCAGGAAAAAAATACAGGGGAAGATTTAAACTAAACGATGGCAATGTGGAAATCTATAACGGTGATTCTTAATTTCTGTGACCCACGATCTTCACTTTTGACGTGCTTTTTCCATTCTTGGTTCACTTTTTTCATATTTCTATTTTACAGTTTGTAATCATCTAAACCGACTGTGCACTAGTATTCTTACAAAGATCACAACAGTTCTGATGAAATAGGACCAAACAATATTTATGTCTTATGACAagttgataagcagatatacaaAATTTGGCCGATTGCAAAATTAAAATTACTGTCAGGGGAAGAAGTTATTGTGTTGTTCTGGCAGCTTAACATTCAGACATACAATCCCAAATAAGATCCAGATTTTCTCATGGACAGCCACTCTGGGTAAGCTACCGACCTCGGAGATGATTCAACAAAGATGTCCTGGTATTACTTTGAGTCCCAACTGGTGTGTTTTATGCAGAAATGAAACAGAGACTCAAGATCATTTGCTCATTCATTGTCCATTTTCCGTATCTCTGTGGGCTAAAGCGTTGCAAGAGCTGCGATTGGTTTGGGTCACACCAAAGTCAACAAAAGAGCTATTCAATATGGATTTGGGACAGCCAAATGGTAATAGAGGAAGAATTTTTTGGCAAACTGTGGTTCACTGCATTTGTTGGACGGTTTGGTTAGAAAGAAACCGAAGAATTTTTGAATATATTGAGGCAAATTCAGAGGATTGCGGGGAAAAAAATCAAGATCAACATGGCAATGTGGATTGGAAACCACAAAGCCTTCACTAATGTCTCCTTTTTTGATTTGATGAGACATTGGGAATATGTGTATTGctagattatttaatttttatttttattggatTGCGCGACATTATGACAGTGGACTACTAGTCCACTGATGTACTCCTTttactttattattattaataattaatcgtttcctatcaaaaaaaaaaaacattcagACATACAAAATTTGGCCGATTGCAAAATTAAAATTACTGTCAGGGGAAGAAGTTATTGTGTTTTTCTGGCAGCTTAACATTCATTTTATGAGCATAAAAATGAGCATTTTAGTTgttcaaaatataaaacatcAAAACTTGTGCCAAACTTGAAGGAACATACACAGTAACTTCAACAAGACGGAAACTACTATCAGCTCCAGCAATGCACAGCACCAACGGATCATTCTTATTTGTTCGCAATGGCATCCAATCAAGTTCAAGTACAAGTGTTCCAGGAAATTGGGGTTGCAAAAGAGAATTAGCCATTGGATCAGGTGAGTCCTATAAATCACcaacaaaattaaaaatatcaaaatcaaagAGAGAGTTATTCAAGATCCACATGAGAAAAAGTGAATCGAAGCTTGACATTTGCATGGCCTTTTAAAGTACTTTAATTGATAGAACCAGGGAAGAAATGGCTTcctaactcaaaaatttaaaacaggTGATTCGGGAAAGtggaaattatttacaagtGTATGGGTGATTTTgctgacaataccataaaatcATTTATGCCATGTCTTGCATCCATTTTCTACCCCTCCACGCCCAAAAAATGAAACCAAATTTTACAGTTTCATTTTAATATTCTACCTCCATAGTATATTTACTTCCTCCATCCATCTCAGGACTCAgaatttaatcatatttttacTTTAATTTTACACAAACCTTCTAAAGTATTATGTTATGGACCCAAACTCATTGGGCCCAGAGACTTCTGAGTTAGCAAGCCCACGGAATGAAGAGACAAATAAACAGAGGCCCAAGATTGTAAATGTATATTCTAGAAGAAGGAAGGAGAGAGGCGGGTAGGAGGAAAGTATAAAAAGAAGAGGGAGGGTAAGCTAGAGGGCATTCAGTTAGATAGAGTGATGAGTCACTAACAATTTGTTAGTGTGAGAGAGAGAGTGATTGTAACAGGAAGTTGTTATTTCCATTTCACATTATAATACATTTTCGGTTACTAATCGGAGGTTGCTAACAATTTGGTCCGACCTGCCGGATCCGCTCGAGCTGAAGAAAACATGGCCAGCACACGATCAGA is a window from the Primulina tabacum isolate GXHZ01 unplaced genomic scaffold, ASM2559414v2 Contig754, whole genome shotgun sequence genome containing:
- the LOC142534956 gene encoding translation machinery-associated protein 22-like, which gives rise to MAEKPEPVRVLYCGVCGFPAEYCEFGSDFDKCKPWLIQNAPDLYPDLVIEAGAEHANKVADQLQSTSISSNGSSSQPKEEVKRLPGGKIKKKEKPEVVIEKMTRNKRKCITTVKGLELFGVKLNDASKKLGKKFVTGASVVKGPPRMSKLMFKET